Proteins from one Triticum aestivum cultivar Chinese Spring chromosome 7A, IWGSC CS RefSeq v2.1, whole genome shotgun sequence genomic window:
- the LOC123147327 gene encoding receptor-like protein kinase, producing MGLISWHHLILFSNLVSLCCGLSSDGHALLALSRRLILPDTISSNWSSSDTTPCVWKGVQCEMNNVVHLNLSYSKVSGSIGPEVGLMKYLRQLDLSSNNISGPIPRELGNCVLLDLLDLSGNSLSGGIPASLVKLKKLSQLALYSNSLSGEIPEGLFKNRFLERVYLQDNKLSGSIPSSIGEMKSLKYFRLDGNMLSGALPDSIGNCTKLENLYLYDNKLNGSLPRSLSNIKGLVLFEANNNSFTGDISFRFKSCKLEVFVLSWNQISGEIPGWLGNCSSLIRLAFLHNRLSGQIPTSLGLLKKLSILILTQNSLSGLIPPEIGSCRSLVWLELDANQLEGTVPKQLDNLRNLQQLFLFENRLSGEFPQDIWGIQGLESVLLYNNSLSGALPPMSAELKHLKFVKLQDNLFTGVIPPGFGINSPLIQIDFTNNRFVGGIPPNICSGKRLKVWNLGHNFLNGTIPSTVANCPSLERIRLHNNSLSGQVPQFQDCANLRYIDLSHNSLSGPIPASLGRCANITAINWSENKLGGPIPPELGQLVKLESLDLSHNSLEGEIPAQISSCSKLHLLDLSFNSLNGSVLTTVCKLEFMLNLRLQGNRLSGGIPDCISQLHGLVELQLGGNVLGGNLPSSLGTLKRLSTSLNLSSNGLEGSIPSQLGDLVDLANLDLSVNNLSGSLAPLGSLRALYALNLSNNRFSGPVPDNLLLQFMNSTPSPFSGNSGLCMPCHDVGSSCKGANVLEPCSSLRKRGVHSRVKIAMICLGSVLLGAFMILCIFLKYRGSKTKPEGELNPFFGDSSSKLNEVLESIENFDDKYIIGTGGQGTVYKATLRSGEVYAVKKLVGHAHKILHGSMIREMNTLGQIRHRNLVKLKDVLFRREYGLILYEFMDNGSLYDVLHGTEPAPVLEWRTRYDIALGTAHGLAYLHNDCHPAIIHRDVKPKNILLDKDMVPHISDFGIAKLIDLSPAASETTGIVGTVGYMAPEMAFSTRSTVEFNVYSYGVVLLELITRKMALDPSFPDNVDLVSWVSSTLNEGNIIESVCDPALVREVCGTAELEEVCSVLSIALRCTAEDAGKRPSMMDVVKELTRARREVVSLPKQAISGSSSSCQNLAT from the exons ATGGGGCTAATTTCATGGCATCATTTAATTCTCTTCTCCAACCTAGTCTCGCTCTGCTGCGGTTTGAGTTCAGATGGCCATGCCCTTCTGGCTCTCTCCAGGAGGCTCATACTACCTGATACCATAAGCTCGAACTGGAGTTCTTCTGATACAACTCCCTGTGTATGGAAGGGAGTTCAGTGCGAGATGAACAATGTAGTTCACCTCAATCTATCATACTCCAAAGTTTCTGGTTCCATTGGTCCTGAGGTAGGGCTTATGAAGTACCTGCGTCAACTCGATCTGTCAAGCAACAACATCTCCGGTCCGATCCCTCGTGAACTAGGCAATTGTGTTCTGCTTGATCTGCTGGATCTGTCAGGTAACAGCCTTTCCGGTGGGATCCCGGCATCCCTCGTGAAGCTGAAGAAGCTATCACAGCTGGCTTTGTACAGCAACTCCCTCAGTGGAGAGATACCCGAGGGACTGTTCAAGAACCGGTTTCTGGAGCGGGTGTATCTCCAAGACAATAAACTCAGTGGCTCTATCCCTTCATCGATTGGTGAAATGAAGAGTCTGAAATACTTTAGGTTGGATGGGAACATGTTGTCCGGAGCTCTGCCGGACTCAATTGGCAACTGCACCAAGTTGGAGAATCTGTATCTATATGATAACAAACTGAATGGGAGTCTTCCGAGATCATTGAGCAACATCAAAGGGCTCGTGCTCTTTGAGGCCAACAACAACAGTTTTACAGGTGACATCTCTTTCAGATTCAAGAGCTGCAAGCTTGAAGTGTTTGTGCTATCTTGGAATCAGATCAGTGGGGAAATCCCGGGGTGGCTGGGAAATTGTAGCAGCTTAATCAGACTTGCATTTCTCCACAACCGTCTCTCTGGCCAGATACCGACTTCACTCGGTTTATTGAAAAAACTATCAATCCTTATACTTACCCAGAATTCTTTGTCTGGGCTGATCCCTCCTGAGATTGGTAGCTGTCGGTCGCTGGTGTGGCTGGAGCTGGACGCGAACCAGCTCGAGGGCACCGTTCCGAAACAGCTGGATAATCTGCGTAACTTGCAGCAGCTATTTCTGTTTGAGAATCGCCTCAGTGGGGAGTTCCCTCAGGATATTTGGGGCATCCAAGGCCTCGAATCCGTCCTTCTGTACAACAACAGCTTATCTGGGGCCCTACCTCCAATGTCGGCCGAGTTGAAGCACCTAAAGTTCGTCAAACTACAGGATAACCTGTTCACTGGAGTCATACCACCAGGATTTGGGATTAACAGCCCTTTAATACAGATTGACTTCACAAATAATAGGTTTGTTGGTGGAATTCCGCCGAACATTTGTTCAGGTAAAAGATTGAAAGTTTGGAACTTGGGGCATAATTTTCTCAATGGTACCATCCCGTCCACTGTGGCTAACTGCCCAAGTTTGGAACGAATTCGTCTCCATAACAACAGTCTCAGTGGGCAAGTTCCGCAATTCCAAGACTGTGCAAATCTGCGGTACATAGATTTGAGTCACAATTCCTTAAGTGGTCCTATTCCTGCAAGCTTGGGCAGGTGTGCTAACATTACAGCGATAAACTGGTCTGAAAACAAGCTTGGTGGTCCAATACCACCCGAACTCGGACAATTAGTGAAGTTGGAAAGTCTTGACCTCTCCCACAACAGCCTAGAGGGGGAAATTCCTGCACAGATTTCCAGTTGTTCGAAGTTGCACTTGCTTGATTTGAGTTTCAACTCTTTGAATGGTTCTGTGCTCACAACAGTATGCAAGCTGGAGTTCATGTTAAATCTGCGGCTACAGGGCAATAGATTAAGTGGAGGCATTCCAGATTGTATCTCGCAGTTACATGGGCTAGTCGAGCTACAACTTGGTGGCAATGTTCTTGGGGGCAATCTCCCTTCATCATTAGGAACTTTGAAAAGATTGAGTACTTCATTAAACCTTAGCAGCAATGGGCTTGAGGGCAGCATTCCATCTCAATTAGGCGACTTGGTGGATCTTGCAAATCTGGATTTGTCAGTTAATAATCTCAGTGGGAGTCTTGCTCCGTTAGGAAGTCTACGTGCATTATATGCCCTGAATCTTTCCAATAACAGATTCAGCGGGCCAGTGCCAGATAATCTTTTACTACAGTTTATGAATTCCACACCAAGTCCATTCAGTGGAAATTCAGGTCTCTGTATGCCTTGTCATGATGTTGGTTCTTCTTGCAAGGGAGCTAATGTTTTGGAACCTTGTAGTTCATTGAGGAAAAGAGGAGTACACAGCCGAGTCAAGATAGCTATGATATGTCTTGGTTCAGTTTTGCTCGGTGCATTTATGATACTCTGTATCTTTCTGAAATACAGAGGTTCCAAGACTAAACCTGAGGGAGAGTTAAATCCATTTTTTGGGGATTCATCTTCTAAATTAAatgaagttttggaatcaattgaaaACTTTGATGACAAGTACATCATCGGCACAGGTGGCCAAGGAACTGTATACAAGGCAACATTGAGGTCAGGAGAAGTATATGCCGTGAAGAAGCTTGTGGGTCATGCACACAAGATTTTGCATGGAAGCATGATAAGGGAGATGAATACGCTTGGTCAAATTAGGCATAGGAACTTAGTAAAACTAAAGGATGTTTTGTTCAGGCGTGAGTATGGGTTGATCCTCTATGAATTTATGGACAATGGCAGCCTTTATGATGTTCTGCATGGGACCGAGCCAGCTCCAGTTCTAGAGTGGAGGACACGGTATGACATAGCTCTTGGTACAGCACATGGTTTAGCTTATCTCCACAATGACTGCCACCCAGCCATTATTCACCGTGACGTTAAACCGAAAAATATACTGTTAGATAAGGACATGGTACCACATATTTCAGACTTTGGCATTGCAAAGCTTATCGACCTATCTCCTGCTGCTTCAGAAACTACTGGAATCGTTGGCACTGTTGGGTATATGGCCCCAG AGATGGCATTTTCAACCAGGAGTACCGTAGAGTTCAACGTGTACAGCTATGGAGTGGTATTACTCGAACTGATTACCAGAAAGATGGCCCTGGATCCCTCATTTCCTGACAATGTGGATCTAGTCAGCTGGGTATCCTCCACCTTGAATGAGGGCAACATAATCGAATCAGTGTGCGACCCTGCTCTAGTGCGTGAGGTATGTGGCACTGCTGAACTTGAGGAAGTATGCAGTGTGCTGTCGATAGCCCTTAGATGCACCGCGGAGGATGCAGGAAAGAGGCCTTCCATGATGGATGTTGTGAAAGAGCTGACACGTGCTAGGCGCGAGGTTGTATCACTACCGAAGCAGGCGATATCTGGTTCCAGCAGTTCCTGTCAAAACCTGGCAACTTGA
- the LOC123150154 gene encoding tRNA N(3)-methylcytidine methyltransferase METTL6 isoform X1 → MDGGGELGITKKEAEAEYHCHDFEWEDLRADVEANPSFSYHLSPFPTTTASPQPPSSEAWRSFHRRHASGRFFKERRYLLKEFPELLNSKGCAKVLEVGCGNGSTVVPILRCSPSITVYACDCSEDTLEKANEIVCNTQGVDAKDRFHPFLLDVSRENFPGWLFCKCCQSSDGKVVDLSPDSIHLYVRGKNSISLKEDQCCVGGIDFITMIFTLSAIPFNTISATLERCVSVLKPGGLILFRDYGVYDMTMLRFLPHQRVGFREYMRADGTYSYFFSLDTVRELFHAAGLLELELEYCCVRSVNRKNGKNMQRVWVHGKFKKPTSQ, encoded by the exons ATGGACGGGGGTGGTGAACTGGGGATCACCAAGAAAGAGGCGGAGGCCGAGTACCATTGCCACGACTTCGAGTGGGAGGACCTCCGGGCGGATGTGGAAGCCAACCCTTCCTTCTCCTACCACCTGTCCCCTTTCCCCACGACCACCGCCTCACCGCAGCCACCGTCATCGGAGGCCTGGAGAAGCTTCCACCGCCGCCACGCCTCCGGCAGGTTCTTCAAG GAAAGAAGGTATTTGCTGAAGGAATTTCCTGAACTGCTTAACAGCAAAGGATGTGCAAAGGTTTTAGAGGTTGGGTGTGGGAATGGAAGCACTGTTGTCCCCATTCTACG ATGTAGTCCAAGCATCACTGTCTATGCTTGTGATTGTAGTGAAGACACTCTAGAGAAAGCAAATGAGATTGTGTGTAATACACAGGGGGTAGATGCCAAGGATAGGTTCCACCCTTTTTTGCTGGATGTTTCTAGAGAAAATTTTCCAGGTTGGTTGTTCTGCAAATGTTGTCAAAGTTCAGATGGAAAGGTTGTTGATCTCTCACCAG ATTCAATTCATCTTTATGTAAGGGGGAAAAACTCAATCTCGCTGAAAGAAGATCAGTGTTGTGTTGGCGGCATAGATTTTATCACCATG ATATTTACGTTGTCAGCCATACCCTTCAACACAATTTCAGCTACTCTAGAGCGTTGTGTGTCTGTTCTAAAACCAGGCGGCCTTATTTTGTTCAGGGATTATG GCGTTTATGACATGACAATGCTTCGATTCTTGCCTCACCAAAGAGTGGGATTTCGGGAATATATGCGTGCTGATGGCACCTATTCGTATTTCTTCTCGTTGGACACTGTAAGAGAACTCTTTCATGCTGCTGGGCTACTAGAG TTGGAGCTGGAATACTGCTGTGTCAGATCAGTGAATCGAAAGAATGGCAAGAACATGCAAAGGGTATGGGTGCATGGAAAATTTAAAAAACCCACAAGTCAATGA
- the LOC123150154 gene encoding tRNA N(3)-methylcytidine methyltransferase METTL6 isoform X2, which yields MWKPTLPSPTTCPLSPRPPPHRSHRHRRPGEASTAATPPAGSSRRYLLKEFPELLNSKGCAKVLEVGCGNGSTVVPILRCSPSITVYACDCSEDTLEKANEIVCNTQGVDAKDRFHPFLLDVSRENFPGWLFCKCCQSSDGKVVDLSPDSIHLYVRGKNSISLKEDQCCVGGIDFITMIFTLSAIPFNTISATLERCVSVLKPGGLILFRDYGVYDMTMLRFLPHQRVGFREYMRADGTYSYFFSLDTVRELFHAAGLLELELEYCCVRSVNRKNGKNMQRVWVHGKFKKPTSQ from the exons ATGTGGAAGCCAACCCTTCCTTCTCCTACCACCTGTCCCCTTTCCCCACGACCACCGCCTCACCGCAGCCACCGTCATCGGAGGCCTGGAGAAGCTTCCACCGCCGCCACGCCTCCGGCAGGTTCTTCAAG AAGGTATTTGCTGAAGGAATTTCCTGAACTGCTTAACAGCAAAGGATGTGCAAAGGTTTTAGAGGTTGGGTGTGGGAATGGAAGCACTGTTGTCCCCATTCTACG ATGTAGTCCAAGCATCACTGTCTATGCTTGTGATTGTAGTGAAGACACTCTAGAGAAAGCAAATGAGATTGTGTGTAATACACAGGGGGTAGATGCCAAGGATAGGTTCCACCCTTTTTTGCTGGATGTTTCTAGAGAAAATTTTCCAGGTTGGTTGTTCTGCAAATGTTGTCAAAGTTCAGATGGAAAGGTTGTTGATCTCTCACCAG ATTCAATTCATCTTTATGTAAGGGGGAAAAACTCAATCTCGCTGAAAGAAGATCAGTGTTGTGTTGGCGGCATAGATTTTATCACCATG ATATTTACGTTGTCAGCCATACCCTTCAACACAATTTCAGCTACTCTAGAGCGTTGTGTGTCTGTTCTAAAACCAGGCGGCCTTATTTTGTTCAGGGATTATG GCGTTTATGACATGACAATGCTTCGATTCTTGCCTCACCAAAGAGTGGGATTTCGGGAATATATGCGTGCTGATGGCACCTATTCGTATTTCTTCTCGTTGGACACTGTAAGAGAACTCTTTCATGCTGCTGGGCTACTAGAG TTGGAGCTGGAATACTGCTGTGTCAGATCAGTGAATCGAAAGAATGGCAAGAACATGCAAAGGGTATGGGTGCATGGAAAATTTAAAAAACCCACAAGTCAATGA
- the LOC123150155 gene encoding nudix hydrolase 21, chloroplastic — protein MHRVQAPPGRAYPSSSCPPFVPELPRLCHVPSLGNDAANHNHHRRGPPERPRVQILLIARHPRPHLAQIHPAPAPPPTGRSKDSATGPPYFRQSPSPSSSSLPVELQESSDDSTGRVIDRWMAAMMVAARQGRELQRYSASTGGRIVVGCIPYRVRDDNGEVEVLVICSRKKGASAGVLFPKGGWELDESMDEAARREALEEAGVRGETGPSLGRWCYQSRRYEATYEGYMFPLRVTDELERWPEMSGRGRTWVTVQDAMDRCPHLWMREALQRFADRVADAAL, from the coding sequence ATGCACCGCGTCCAGGCGCCACCTGGCCGGGCGTATCCATCCTCCTCCTGCCCGCCTTTTGTCCCCGAGCTGCCCCGCCTTTGTCACGTTCCCTCACTCGGCAACGACGCTGCCAACCACAACCACCACCGGAGAGGCCCACCGGAGAGGCCGCGCGTGCAGATCCTATTAATAGCCCGGCATCCCCGCCCCCATCTGGCTCAAATCCATCCAGCTCCAGCTCCTCCTCCCACCGGCAGATCCAAAGATAGCGCCACCGGGCCTCCATATTTCAGACAgagcccctctccctcctcctcctccctccccgtgGAGCTCCAAGAATCATCCGACGACAGCACCGGGCGGGTCATTGATCGTTGGATGGCGGCGATGATGGTGGcggcgaggcaggggcgcgagCTGCAGCGGTACAGCGCCAGCACGGGCGGCCGCATCGTCGTGGGCTGCATCCCCTACCGGGTGCGCGACGACAACGGCGAGGTGGAGGTGCTGGTCATCTGCTCGCGCAAGAAGGGCGCCAGCGCGGGCGTGCTGTTCCCCAAGGGCGGGTGGGAGCTGGACGAGTCCATGGACGAGGCGGCGCGCCGCGAGGCCCTGGAGGAGGCCGGCGTGCGCGGCGAGACGGGGCCCAGCCTCGGCCGCTGGTGCTACCAGAGCCGCCGCTACGAGGCCACCTACGAGGGGTACATGTTCCCGCTGCGCGTCACCGACGAGCTGGAGCGCTGGCCCGAGATGTCCGGCCGCGGCAGGACCTGGGTCACCGTGCAGGACGCCATGGACCGCTGCCCGCACCTCTGGATGCGCGAGGCGCTCCAGCGGTTCGCCGACCGCGTCGCCGACGCCGCCTTGTAG